In a single window of the Antedon mediterranea chromosome 1, ecAntMedi1.1, whole genome shotgun sequence genome:
- the LOC140045843 gene encoding uncharacterized protein, with protein MSKHLYPRYETMMCHWCKSEKELCLMATSLVESVMKNPLSFFPSGELKKHAKKEIGQLKLIHDIQPQIKEVNEEFRRIFKDWSKYRLEVIEELTKFIGEVIMVKTGKNVVKAGAKIGSIIGSALTIGALVFFPVVEGILLSVWGIRVLLASCAIQLGAEVADGAFTHIQSKRVASLLEKDRELTKKMETAVESLMTTSKLFSDAVDEFEKRHQWFGMDDIIEGIVNLKLEYSQAESAIAGVGKALKAKPFEPPSVMARGVSGFLNGIYIIMDSINLMKTIQDIQNGSKSDLQEHITALAAVLIHEHEILQKQYESFS; from the coding sequence ATGAGTAAGCATCTTTACCCACGATACGAGACAATGATGTGTCACTGGTGTAAATCAGAAAAAGAGTTGTGCCTGATGGCTACGTCTCTGGTTGAGAGTGTTATGAAAAATCCATTAAGTTTTTTTCCATCTGGAGAACTTAAGAAACATGCCAAAAAAGAAATTGGGCAGCTTAAATTAATCCACGATATCCAACcacaaataaaagaagtaaacgaAGAATTTCGACGGATCTTTAAAGATTGGTCAAAATATCGCTTAGAAGTTATTGAGGAATTGACCAAGTTTATTGGTGAAGTCATAATGGTAAAGACTGGAAAAAATGTAGTAAAAGCCGGTGCTAAGATTGGAAGTATAATTGGAAGTGCTTTGACTATTGGGGCACTAGTGTTTTTCCCCGTGGTCGAAGGAATTTTATTATCTGTTTGGGGAATTCGGGTCCTACTAGCATCATGTGCAATTCAGCTTGGAGCAGAAGTTGCAGACGGTGCCTTCACTCACATCCAGAGCAAACGAGTAGCAAGTTTGCTAGAGAAAGATCGTGAACTAacgaaaaaaatggaaactgcTGTTGAATCCTTGATGACAACCAGTAAACTGTTCAGTGACGCCGTTGATGAGTTTGAAAAAAGACATCAGTGGTTTGGAATGGACGACATTATTGAAGGAATTGTAAATCTGAAATTGGAGTACTCTCAGGCTGAGTCTGCCATTGCTGGTGTCGGAAAAGCCCTCAAAGCAAAACCATTTGAACCACCTTCAGTAATGGCCCGTGGTGTCTCTGGATTTCTAAATGGGATTTACATAATTATGGACTCTATAAATTTGATGAAAACTATACAAGACATACAAAACGGATCTAAATCTGACCTACAGGAACATATCACGGCATTGGCAGCAGTTCTGATACATGAGCATGAAATATTGCAGAAACAATATGAAAGTTTCTCATAA
- the LOC140045859 gene encoding uncharacterized protein, whose translation MATVLIDTVLNDPLSFLPSGELTKHANKEIKQLELIHDIQPQIKEVTGEFRSVFKEWSKYRLEVIEELTKFIGEVIVVKTGKNVVKAGATITGIIGSIIVIGSLLLSPVTGGLLLNAFGLKVTLASSAVLIGAEIADGAFTHIQSKRVARLLEKDRKLTEQMETAVESLMTTSKLFSDAVDEFEKKHQWPGIDYFIGGMLNWKMEYSRAESVIADVGESLKAKPFKTPSKLTRGISGFLNGIYVIMDSINLMKTIQDIQNGSKSDLQEHITALAAVLIHEHEILQKQYDSF comes from the coding sequence ATGGCAACAGTTTTGATAGACACTGTTCTGAACGATCCCTTAAGTTTTCTTCCATCCGGGGAACTTACAAAACATGCCAACAAAGAAATCAAACAGCTTGAGTTGATCCATGATATTCAAccgcaaataaaagaagtaacgGGAGAATTTCGAAGTGTCTTTAAAGAGTGGTCAAAATATCGCTTAGAAGTTATTGAGGAATTGACCAAGTTTATTGGTGAAGTCATAGTGGTAAAGACTGGTAAAAATGTAGTGAAAGCCGGTGCTACGATTACCGGTATAATTGGTAGTATCATTGTTATTGGGTCACTCTTGCTTTCCCCCGTGACCGGAGGACTTTTGTTAAACGCTTTCGGACTTAAAGTAACCCTAGCATCCAGTGCAGTTCTTATCGGAGCAGAGATTGCAGACGGTGCATTCACTCACATCCAGAGCAAACGAGTAGCAAGGTTGCTAGAAAAAGATCGTAAACTAACGGAACAAATGGAAACTGCTGTTGAATCCTTGATGACAACCAGTAAACTCTTCAGTGACGCTGTCGATGAGTTTGAAAAAAAGCATCAATGGCCTGGAATAGATTACTTTATCGGAGGGATGTTAAATTGGAAAATGGAGTACTCTCGGGCTGAATCAGTCATTGCCGATGTAGGAGAATCTCTTAAAGCAAAACCATTTAAAACGCCATCAAAATTGACCCGTGGTATCTCTGGATTTCTAAACGGGATTTATGTAATTATGGACTCTATAAATTTGATGAAAACTATACAAGACATACAAAATGGATCTAAATCTGACCTACAGGAACATATTACGGCATTGGCAGCAGTTCTGATACATGAGCATGAAATATTGCAAAAACAATATGACAGTTTCTAA
- the LOC140053933 gene encoding uncharacterized protein, whose translation MSCRPGCRSNRPRNLYSRYETLVCHWCKSEKELCQKVTSLAYKGLTNPLSFLPSGELKNEVQKKIEQLGLIHDIQPNMKEVTEEFRRVFKEWSKYRLEVIEELTKFIGEVIVANTGKKVVKVCGKVTSIIGGCLAIGALLLAPETGGISLSVWGIRVTLASRMIQIGAEVVDGAFTHIQSKRVANLLEKDRKMTEKMETAVESLMTTSKLFNDAVEEFEKRHQWFGMDELAEGVNNLKLEYSEAKSALDVVGTALKAKPFEMPSKTVRGVTGFLIGIYVIMDAVDLMKTIKDIQNGSKSDLQEHITALSAVLIREHEILQKQYESFS comes from the coding sequence ATGAGTTGTAGGCCCGGGTGTAGGTCTAATAGGCCTAGGAACCTCTACTCACGCTATGAAACTCTGGTGTGTCATTGGTGTAAATCAGAAAAGGAGTTGTGCCAGAAGGTGACGTCGTTAGCTTATAAAGGCCTTACTAATCCTTTGAGTTTTCTTCCGTCTGGCGAACTTAAAAATGAAGTCCAGAAAAAAATTGAGCAGCTTGGGTTGATCCATGATATCCAACCGAATATGAAAGAAGTAACGGAAGAATTTCGAAGAGTCTTTAAAGAGTGGTCAAAATATCGCTTGGAGGTTATTGAAGAGTTGACCAAGTTTATTGGTGAAGTCATAGTAGCTAATACTGGGAAAAAAGTAGTAAAGGTCTGTGGTAAGGTTACCAGTATAATCGGAGGATGTTTGGCTATCGGGGCTCTTCTACTCGCCCCCGAGACTGGAGGAATTTCATTGTCTGTTTGGGGAATTCGTGTAACCCTAGCATCCAGAATGATTCAGATAGGAGCAGAGGTTGTAGACGGTGCCTTCACTCACATCCAGAGCAAACGAGTGGCAAATTTGCTAGAAAAAGATCGTAAAATGacagaaaaaatggaaactgCTGTTGAATCTTTGATGACAACCAGTAAACTCTTCAATGATGCTGTTGAAGAGTTTGAAAAAAGACATCAGTGGTTTGGAATGGATGAACTTGCCGAAGGAGTCAACAATCTAAAACTTGAGTATTCCGAAGCGAAATCAGCTCTTGATGTTGTGGGAACAGCTCTGAAAGCAAAACCGTTCGAAATGCCTTCAAAGACAGTCCGTGGCGTAACTGGATTTCTCATTGGAATTTACGTAATAATGGACGCTGTAGATTTGATGAAAACTATAAAGGACATTCAAAATGGATCTAAATCTGACCTGCAGGAACATATCACGGCATTGTCAGCAGTGCTGATACGTGAACATGAAATATTGCAAAAACAATATGAAAGTTTCTCATAA